DNA sequence from the Phyllopteryx taeniolatus isolate TA_2022b chromosome 14, UOR_Ptae_1.2, whole genome shotgun sequence genome:
AGGCGTTTGATCGGAACGCTCCAGTTTGAAACGATTAACCAGAGTATTTGCTCCGGGCGGCTGGCAGTTCACGGATTGGCGCTTGCCCTCATTAAAGATGGCCTTTGTTAAAACGGTTTTAGGATATGTGCACCAAATGTGAACGCTGAAAGTATATATGGTGAGTAACCTTGCAGTAGATGCGTTTCTGCACCCCGTAGCGCAGAACCAGCACATCGAAGGACTGATCCAACACGGCCATCACCATGGCCTCGGAGTCCAGGGGGCCGCAGTCCTGTTGAACAAAGCCGCAAAATGACTATGATACGAACAATGTCCTACTTCTCATGGATGGACTATCAAGACAGAAAAAGGAACAATTGTGTCCAAAATATAGCCTCAAAATGATATAACGGGACAATCTTTGTTTCTCACTTCTGCTTCTAATCATTGGCCCTTCTCATGTAGCTGAATAATGTAACCAAAAGACACACTTTTAGTGGGAACTACAATCTGAAACATATTGTCGAATGCCCCTCTGAAAACGGAGCCTTATACACTTTGTAagatattggatctcattagagtTTACAGGTGCACCTAAAGGTGTGACTGCACTATCCAGAATGTTACTGACCTTTACAAAAACGCCAAAGAAAAGCTCAGAGCTCAGCTCCTGGACTCGTTTAGATGCAGTCTTCTTCTCATTGCAGCGCGAGGTCTGTTTTTGGACTTCCTCTGTTGACAGCTCTAACATGGGACAGCACTCTGGATGAAAACATACAGAGCAGAAAACGTCGAAAAGCGCCGGCAAAAACGTGACAATACTTCCTGCTGCTTTCACGGGAAATGTACACAAGCAGTGTTTAAAGCATATACTCAGTGAAGACGCCAGCAGTCGGTGCACAATGATGTCAGCGTAGCGTCTGATGGGTGACGTGAAGTGAGTGTAAAGAGGAACGTTCAAGGCGTAATGTTTAAAAAGCTTTTCCTCTCCGAGGACACCTGTACAGAAGTATAATGCCATCTGGAAAACAATCGTTCAGAGAAACACAAATGTTCATCCATAAATCCAGCACACGCCTGGCTGGTACATAACAGCAAGTGGCATGTTTTGGTTACATCGGTACACTGCAAATGTTTTGATTCACTTTTTGACAAACAGCAGCCATCAAGTTAAACAAGCTAACCTGCATAGGTCTGGAGCACATGTGGGTGAGGACTTCTTTGCGGGCAATGGAATATTCATCATTACCAAGAGTTGAAAGGAGACTCTTCTACATGTTTGGAAAAACACACACGTGAAAAGACTTCAATTACTTAACTGGACTTGATCAGTTAATAGTGTTGGAATTGTAACCATCAAacagttttatttgtattgttggtATGGGTACCAACATTTAAGGCGCCAGCAGAAGAAAGGTCAATGTCAATGCCCAGCTGGTCACACAGCTCTTGTAGCTCATCCACCATCTTCGCCTTGGGCGGAGGATGGCGTCGGAGTAACGCTAGCTCAGGGAAATGTTTGTAAATATGGTGCGCTGTGGCAATGTTAGCCAATAGCATGAACTCTTCAACCAACCTAGAAAATGGGGGGCAAAAGGCAGCTGACATTTACACTTGGTCCCATTTGGATAAATTCATGTCTTGAAAGATAATATTAATTCACCGTACAATAAATAgcactgtaatttctcatgtacaaTACGCTCTaccaaaatcaggaattcccttctacctatgtataatacacaccatcGATTAGCTGCTATCCATTCTCAAAACGTGAATTATGAGCCGCATTTTATCAggtttttcaaaattgtttgtgtcgcttcttcttcttcgtcttcttctacTCGAGTTCTCATATTAGCAAAGAACAAAGACGGTGATCGACTCAAATCAATGCTCAGTGATACGGTAAGCCGAGCATTTTAATAGAACAGTGAAGAATAGTCGTCTTACCGGGTTAGGAGTTTTAGCTTTGCTTTATGTCAAACTGCCGAGCTTCTTAACGGTTCCCTTCTAACGGCAACAGTGATCACTTTCTTCGTGAAAGCAGCAGAGTAACTTGTCCTTTTCGTCGCCATTTGTCAACTTGGGAAATGTGCTCCGTAAAGTGGCGCTACAAGAAATAAATCTGTTGTCTAGTGTAGACGCTAATTCTGATGCCGTCATCAAACAGATGTGGCAGCAATACGATATGGGATGCGTTCTGAAATGCAATCAGATTGCGCTTTGCTACACTCCAGACCGTTTACAAATATCAATATGGCTGCTCCCGTGACGCTGTCGTACTTAGTGAGCagcaaaaatgtactgtattatatatacatttgtaacattagacattgCAGTACATAATGGAATGCAAGCACTGTGGCGGCTGGTTGACGTAATTCCCCGACGGAACTAAGGGCCGATTAATGTGGTCCAAACGTTCGTTTTTGATGTGCTTAACTTCCGAACAACATGctcttttatttcacatttttatacacctttttcacaacccctagGTACTGCTATACATCTACAATCAATGTgaagttttttcattttccttcttCCTATCTATTATACGCAATATGGATGATTTTTTTGAGAGAAAATATATGACATACATAAGAAATGATAGTAATTAATCTAGCAAATATACAATGAGATATTGTAGCACAAATACCAACTTGTTACTATCTCTGTACTGGTAGATGTAGCAGCCTTGCGGCATCATGGTTTCTTTGTCCAAAGTGAAAGAGAGTTTCAGCtggaaccaaaacaaaaaatgtaagtgGTTAGGTTAAATGTGAGAAACATGCAGTCCAACCTTAAAAACGCATATCCTTCAATATCACACACCTCTAATTCCtcgtaaaaagaaaaaaaaggtttggcgGTCTGCCCACCAGGACTAACCTGGTCCAGTCGGAGCGCTCCTCCAGAGAAACGCTGAGCTCTGAGGTTCTTGGCAATGGAATGCAGGTTCAGCACCGCCTGGTGAATCGCGTCAATGGAGTGCTGAGGGTCCACAGGAGGCAGTTCTTCGGCAGCAAATGTCTTCTCAGGGGCCTCGATCATGCTCTGAGCATGATCGTAACTCAACTTGACACACGAGCGGATCACAGAGCGGCCGAACCACTCACTCAGAATCTGTTCGTAGGAAGAGGAACCAGAAATATAATACTGATCTCAAGACTACGGCAAGTGAATACatgaacattttggtttgaattatTACCGTCTGCTTCACTGCACCTCAACAACTGCTATGATTCTCCTGTGGACATACCTTTCCTTCAGGTGTGATTTTCCAAATGGCGGAGAAGGTGAGCCTGTCAGTGAGAGGGTTCAAGCTGCATAACTCCTCACAGAGCAGCCTTGGCAACATTGGGATGACCTGGATAGTCacaaagaacaagatccggTTGAAAAGCAACAGTGGATGATCCAATCTGTGGACCAAACGGCCAAGTAGCTAGCCTGATATAAATTTTCAGCTGTCAAACTATGGGAATTATCCAGATCATTTAAGCGACTAATCATTTAGGTTACTCACTTTTTGTACAAGGTAGACACTTGTGGCTCGCTGGCTCGCAATTTTATCCAGAGCATTCCCCGCCTGCACAAAATAACTGACATCCGCAATGTGGACCCCCACCTCATAGTTCCCtgtatgaaacaaacaaatataccTCCAGAGCAATCTGCCAAACCCCAGGAAGTGCTTCAACACCACCATTTATTAGAAGCCATAATTCATAAAGTGCAAATTACCATCCGGAAGCCGTTTACAGGACAAGGCATCATCCAGATCTCTGGCGGTCGCTGGGTCAATTGTGAAGATGCACTCCTTCCTACACATGAATGCCCAATTATTCTTCATcaggtaaataaatgtttcaactaaataaccattcacactcacattcacaccaacgggcaatttagagtcttcaatgaacctcgcATGCGTGGTtctgcaatgtgggaggaaagccgagtacccggagaaaacccgcgcaggcagaGAACATGGaaatgccacacaggcgaggccggatttgaacccgcaacctcagaactgtgaggcagatgggctacCCAGTCGGCAGAGTCAGCAAATATGACCCAGCTGCAAATTCGAcaaatgactattttcagttctttaaacCTAGAAACGTCTCGAAACACTGTTGCGCATAATAATTGGAAACAGTACAAttgaagttgtttatttttgaaaaagattaaggttaaaaaacatttcaattctaATCGAACGcttgatgacttgaaaattacGCTGTCATTTGCGtccaaaatctgaaaaaaatttcACGTGCGAAATAATTTGGACTGCAGTACGTTTCCGATgtttacttttattgctttgggcTGACCAAAAAACAGCAAGTGGGTGAgttttttcagcgaataatggGAGGGAATCCGCAAACGTGAATCTGCAAATTGGCCATCACATATGTGCTGGGGGGCAGTGTATCTATTTACtgcaattatgactttactactgcgttcgCATAGGGCAGCGATTACGTGTGTTCCAACTCGCAtagaaattcgggttacgtttGTGTCGTAGGAACGGAACCGTGTCCTAAACCGAACCCTCGATAAGCATAGCCCACTGTACAAGTCCCACCTTAAGTCTTTTCTCTTGGCCATCTCCTCAGGTGGGATAGTCCAGGGCACATTCTTGGGCAAGCAATCAagcacttcatccgagaactCTGAAAAATCGACATCATACTCTAACAAAATGCCCTCCGTTTCTGGCTCGATTTCTCCAGCCTGGCCCAACGTCTTCGCCAGCCGACTGATGGAACGCAGAGTACGGGAGAGTCGTTAACAAACACCATAATCAATGTGCAGACTAGACACCGCAATATTTACCCTTCTGCAAAGTTGCTGTCAGCCGGACAGTTGATGATGCGGCAGATGAAAAGTGTGTTGGCGTAATCAGCCGGCCGGGAGCTAAAGTCTTCCGGACAATCAGTTAGCGGAACATTAATCCTCGGGACGCGGTGGTCCACAGGGGAGAACATGGCGAAAGGCTTGTCTGGTAGAAATTTCAGGGAGCCTGTCACAGCCCTTGAGTGCTTCTTTTCAACAATGTACACCACCTGGAGCAACGATGAGAAGGAGCGTGTCAAAGAATTTAGACATAATCAAAACCACAATTGATATCtgattcaaaataataataataataattacgaaAGTAGAAAGCTCACTTTAGCAGTCATTTGAAGTACTTCACCATTGGACTGTGGTGGAAAGCTGTTTTCCAGATGATCtacaaa
Encoded proteins:
- the dis3l2 gene encoding DIS3-like exonuclease 2 isoform X2, whose protein sequence is MDSSRQPKRANQKQEAKSSPAESKAPRRKDAYARLLSRHRSSTFTKYLEQFAKESSLPMEDNGPSALLKGQSDKLSVPPLKRDLMANHLSDSSDFSPSPLKDKGDESALSVYMVKLSLQNAQRDGERKPGVSEKHRKAQRRDTATSQDGDIESGEELSPLGPNDSKKQQRQRKKTKDSSKENSSKDAGPFVENVLNKATFNKPEVEDIKKTKKRNLPKQSEEGKPNVGVSKCSGDSHNPKSPQDFINPQKNTASGANSPADKNKNKGGRGSRKHIFEPYMTSEEVSHGLKRGELIQGQLRINPKKYYDAFLPSPDDTRDIFLDGIIARNRALNGDIVVVQILPREQWKVVRSDTDCEGASESETQKGNPVQPAQKKMVRAPRVSVEDQHRDQDHLENSFPPQSNGEVLQMTAKVVYIVEKKHSRAVTGSLKFLPDKPFAMFSPVDHRVPRINVPLTDCPEDFSSRPADYANTLFICRIINCPADSNFAEGRLAKTLGQAGEIEPETEGILLEYDVDFSEFSDEVLDCLPKNVPWTIPPEEMAKRKDLRKECIFTIDPATARDLDDALSCKRLPDGNYEVGVHIADVSYFVQAGNALDKIASQRATSVYLVQKVIPMLPRLLCEELCSLNPLTDRLTFSAIWKITPEGKILSEWFGRSVIRSCVKLSYDHAQSMIEAPEKTFAAEELPPVDPQHSIDAIHQAVLNLHSIAKNLRAQRFSGGALRLDQLKLSFTLDKETMMPQGCYIYQYRDSNKLVEEFMLLANIATAHHIYKHFPELALLRRHPPPKAKMVDELQELCDQLGIDIDLSSAGALNKSLLSTLGNDEYSIARKEVLTHMCSRPMQMALYFCTGVLGEEKLFKHYALNVPLYTHFTSPIRRYADIIVHRLLASSLSICFKHCLCTFPVKAAGSIVTFLPALFDVFCSVCFHPECCPMLELSTEEVQKQTSRCNEKKTASKRVQELSSELFFGVFVKDCGPLDSEAMVMAVLDQSFDVLVLRYGVQKRIYCKSVTGLTSFHHRKVGKKSELTLLWTPEDPQKPPVEQVISIFTLVEVQLKADSVPMKYMALLKRPNAIAP
- the dis3l2 gene encoding DIS3-like exonuclease 2 isoform X3; amino-acid sequence: MRRLLNKYDDCTVTRGFPHLSSEPFLQPMDSSRQPKRANQKQEAKSSPAESKAPRRKDAYARLLSRHRSSTFTKYLEQFAKESSLPMEDNGPSALLKGQSDKLSVPPLKRDLMANHLSDSSDFSPSPLKDKGDESALSVYMVKLSLQNAQRDGERKPGVSEKHRKAQRRDTATSQDGDIESGEELSPLGPNDSKKQQRQRKKTKDSSKENSSKDAGPFVENVLNKATFNKPEVEDIKKTKKRNLPKQSEEGKPNVGVSKCSGDSHNPKSPQDFINPQKNTASGANSPADKNKNKGGRGSRKHIFEPYMTSEEVSHGLKRGELIQGQLRINPKKYYDAFLPSPDDTRDIFLDGIIARNRALNGDIVVVQILPREQWKVVRSDTDCEGASESETQKGNPVQPAQKKMVRAPRVSVEDQHRDQDHLENSFPPQSNGEVLQMTAKVVYIVEKKHSRAVTGSLKFLPDKPFAMFSPVDHRVPRINVPLTDCPEDFSSRPADYANTLFICRIINCPADSNFAEGRLAKTLGQAGEIEPETEGILLEYDVDFSEFSDEVLDCLPKNVPWTIPPEEMAKRKDLRKECIFTIDPATARDLDDALSCKRLPDGNYEVGVHIADVSYFVQAGNALDKIASQRATSVYLVQKVIPMLPRLLCEELCSLNPLTDRLTFSAIWKITPEGKILSEWFGRSVIRSCVKLSYDHAQSMIEAPEKTFAAEELPPVDPQHSIDAIHQAVLNLHSIAKNLRAQRFSGGALRLDQLKLSFTLDKETMMPQGCYIYQYRDSNKLVEEFMLLANIATAHHIYKHFPELALLRRHPPPKAKMVDELQELCDQLGIDIDLSSAGALNKSLLSTLGNDEYSIARKEVLTHMCSRPMQMALYFCTGVLGEEKLFKHYALNVPLYTHFTSPIRRYADIIVHRLLASSLKCCPMLELSTEEVQKQTSRCNEKKTASKRVQELSSELFFGVFVKDCGPLDSEAMVMAVLDQSFDVLVLRYGVQKRIYCKSVTGLTSFHHRKVGKKSELTLLWTPEDPQKPPVEQVISIFTLVEVQLKADSVPMKYMALLKRPNAIAP
- the dis3l2 gene encoding DIS3-like exonuclease 2 isoform X1, coding for MRRLLNKYDDCTVTRGFPHLSSEPFLQPMDSSRQPKRANQKQEAKSSPAESKAPRRKDAYARLLSRHRSSTFTKYLEQFAKESSLPMEDNGPSALLKGQSDKLSVPPLKRDLMANHLSDSSDFSPSPLKDKGDESALSVYMVKLSLQNAQRDGERKPGVSEKHRKAQRRDTATSQDGDIESGEELSPLGPNDSKKQQRQRKKTKDSSKENSSKDAGPFVENVLNKATFNKPEVEDIKKTKKRNLPKQSEEGKPNVGVSKCSGDSHNPKSPQDFINPQKNTASGANSPADKNKNKGGRGSRKHIFEPYMTSEEVSHGLKRGELIQGQLRINPKKYYDAFLPSPDDTRDIFLDGIIARNRALNGDIVVVQILPREQWKVVRSDTDCEGASESETQKGNPVQPAQKKMVRAPRVSVEDQHRDQDHLENSFPPQSNGEVLQMTAKVVYIVEKKHSRAVTGSLKFLPDKPFAMFSPVDHRVPRINVPLTDCPEDFSSRPADYANTLFICRIINCPADSNFAEGRLAKTLGQAGEIEPETEGILLEYDVDFSEFSDEVLDCLPKNVPWTIPPEEMAKRKDLRKECIFTIDPATARDLDDALSCKRLPDGNYEVGVHIADVSYFVQAGNALDKIASQRATSVYLVQKVIPMLPRLLCEELCSLNPLTDRLTFSAIWKITPEGKILSEWFGRSVIRSCVKLSYDHAQSMIEAPEKTFAAEELPPVDPQHSIDAIHQAVLNLHSIAKNLRAQRFSGGALRLDQLKLSFTLDKETMMPQGCYIYQYRDSNKLVEEFMLLANIATAHHIYKHFPELALLRRHPPPKAKMVDELQELCDQLGIDIDLSSAGALNKSLLSTLGNDEYSIARKEVLTHMCSRPMQMALYFCTGVLGEEKLFKHYALNVPLYTHFTSPIRRYADIIVHRLLASSLSICFKHCLCTFPVKAAGSIVTFLPALFDVFCSVCFHPECCPMLELSTEEVQKQTSRCNEKKTASKRVQELSSELFFGVFVKDCGPLDSEAMVMAVLDQSFDVLVLRYGVQKRIYCKSVTGLTSFHHRKVGKKSELTLLWTPEDPQKPPVEQVISIFTLVEVQLKADSVPMKYMALLKRPNAIAP
- the dis3l2 gene encoding DIS3-like exonuclease 2 isoform X4, with the translated sequence MRRLLNKYDDCTVTRGFPHLSSEPFLQPMDSSRQPKRANQKQEAKSSPAESKAPRRKDAYARLLSRHRSSTFTKYLEQFAKESSLPMEDNGPSALLKGQSDKLSVPPLKRDLMANHLSDSSDFSPSPLKDKGDESALSVYMVKLSLQNAQRDGERKPGVSEKHRKAQRRDTATSQDGDIESGEELSPLGPNDSKKQQRQRKKTKDSSKENSSKDAGPFVENVLNKATFNKPEVEDIKKTKKRNLPKQSEEGKPNVGVSKCSGDSHNPKSPQDFINPQKNTASGANSPADKNKNKGGRGSRKHIFEPYMTSEEVSHGLKRGELIQGQLRINPKKYYDAFLPSPDDTRDIFLDGIIARNRALNGDIVVVQILPREQWKVVRSDTDCEGASESETQKGNPVQPAQKKMVRAPRVSVEDQHRDQDHLENSFPPQSNGEVLQMTAKVVYIVEKKHSRAVTGSLKFLPDKPFAMFSPVDHRVPRINVPLTDCPEDFSSRPADYANTLFICRIINCPADSNFAEGRLAKTLGQAGEIEPETEGILLEYDVDFSEFSDEVLDCLPKNVPWTIPPEEMAKRKDLRKECIFTIDPATARDLDDALSCKRLPDGNYEVGVHIADVSYFVQAGNALDKIASQRATSVYLVQKVIPMLPRLLCEELCSLNPLTDRLTFSAIWKITPEGKILSEWFGRSVIRSCVKLSYDHAQSMIEAPEKTFAAEELPPVDPQHSIDAIHQAVLNLHSIAKNLRAQRFSGGALRLDQLKLSFTLDKETMMPQGCYIYQYRDSNKLVEEFMLLANIATAHHIYKHFPELALLRRHPPPKAKMVDELQELCDQLGIDIDLSSAGALNKSLLSTLGNDEYSIARKEVLTHMCSRPMQVSSERKSFLNITP